From the Megalops cyprinoides isolate fMegCyp1 chromosome 21, fMegCyp1.pri, whole genome shotgun sequence genome, one window contains:
- the sla1a gene encoding src like adaptor 1a, which translates to MSRPCACLTVWIGCSSAPPLSDRGTLPSLCQSTMGNAMRSQASGNNDQNNSLNPVLKGSDNDFLVVLRDYPSADISQPIFRMGERLRVLADEGYWVKVHSVQTDTENYIPNSHVAKIYHGWLFEGVSREKAEELLRLPGNRVGSFMVRESARERGVYSLSVMHRCVMHYRIFRLPNNWYYISPRLTFQCLEDLVNHYSDSADGLCCVLTTPCLSITSTNTQNLSPAAPMVVMRRNLPQSNADSRKSEMVNYSAHNLQGGTDDLLSFGVRDSIASYLSLAESESPGPGKSNRKKKSKSVYVMQDHNISHMALEED; encoded by the exons ATGAGCAGGCCCTGTGCATGCCTCACTGTGTGGATAGGATGCTCGTCCGCACCACCGTTGTCTGACAGAGGAACCCTACCCTCCCTTTGCCAGTCAACCATGGGGAACGCAATGAGGAGCCAAGCATCTGGAAACAACGACCAGAACAACTCCCTCAACCCCGTGCTGAAGG GGTCCGACAATGACTTCCTTGTTGTTCTTCGTGACTACCCTTCAGCAGACATCAGCCAGCCCATCTTCAGAAtgggagagaggctgagagttTTGGCTGA TGAAGGATACTGGGTGAAAGTACATTCTGTGCAAACAGACACTGAAAACTACATTCCCAACAGCCATGTGGCGAAAATCTACCATGG GTGGCTGTTCGAGGGAGTATCCAGGGAGAAGGCAGAAGAGCTATTACGCCTGCCGGGAAACAGGGTTGGGTCTTTCATGGTACGAGAGAGTGCAAGGGAAAGAG GTGTGTACTCTCTATCAGTGATGCACAGATGTGTGATGCACTACCGCATTTTTCGCCTGCCCAACAACTGGTATTATATCTCTCCTCGGCTCACCTTCCAGTGCCTGGAAGATCTAGTCAACCACTATTCAG ACTCTGCAGATGGCCTGTGTTGTGTGCTCACCACCCCCTGCCTGTCCATCACCTCCACCAACACCCAGAACCTCAGCCCTGCAGCACCCATGGTAGTGATGCGTCGCAATCTCCCCCAGAGCAATGCAGACAG TCGCAAGTCCGAGATGGTAAACTACAGCGCTCACAACCTTCAAGGTGGCACCGACGATTTGCTCAGTTTTGGGGTGCGGGACAGCATCGCTTCCTACCTGTCCCTCGCAGAATCTGAGAGCCCCGGGCCAGGCAAGAGCAACCGCAAGAAGAAGAGCAAATCGGTCTATGTGATGCAGGACCATAATATCAGCCACATGGCTTTGGAGGAGGACTGA